Below is a window of Chloroflexota bacterium DNA.
CTTCGCACACTGCTGGTCAGCACCCTGCAGCGGCTTGCCGGCAGCGGCGGCGATCCGGTCATCCAAACCAAGACCGGATTCGGTGGCGGGAAAACGCACAGCCTGATCGCCCTCTATCACCTTGTGAACCACGCTGGCGCCCTGCTCAACCCGTCATCCCAGGCCGGACCGCAGCGCACCAGCGCCGAGTTGGGCGAAATCATGCGCGAAGCGGGCCTGGAATCGGACGCCGAGTTTCAGGCCAGCGTCGCCGTCCTTGACGGCACGCATCTGTCGCCCACCGACACCACCGCCACCGAAGAAAAAGGGGACCCACTGAACACCCTCTGGGGTCAGATGGCGTATCAGCTCGGCGGCCAGGACGCTTACGAGATCGTCGGCCCGGCGTCGCGCAAGGGCGTTGCGCCGGGCGGCGCTCAACTGGATGAGCTCTTCAAGTACGTGGGGCCATGCGTGGTCCTCATCGACGAGCTCGTCGCCTACGTGCGAAACGCGGGCGCCGCCCAGGACAACATCTACACATTCGTTCAGGCGTTGACCCAAGCGGCGCGACGCAACGACGGCGTGGTGCTCGTGATTACCTTGCCCGACAGCCACGCCGAAGCGGGTGGCGTTGGCGGCGCAGAGGCGTTGGAGCGACTCGAGCGTCTGCTCGGGCGCATTGAAGCCGTTTGGAAACCGCTCGAAGTCAACGAGGCGTTCGAGGTTGTGCGCAGGCGGCTCTTCGACGAAGTCGCTGACTACGCCGAACGCGACCGTACGTGCGAAGCGTTTGCCGCAATGTACAGCCGCTCGCACAGCGACTTCCCCCGTGAGGCCGCCGAGCAGCGCTATTTGGATCGGCTAAAGGCCTGCTACCCCATTCACCCGGAAATCTTCGACCGCCTCTACGAGGATTGGTCGTCGATCCAGCGTTTCCAGCGCACGCGCGGCGTGCTACGGATGCTGGCGGTTTGCGTCAGCCGCATCTATCTGGACGACGACCGTCAGCCCCTGATTCAACCCGCCAGCCTGCCGCTCAGCGATCCCGCGCTGGCTGACGAATTCGTCAAGCTGCTCAGCGAACAGTGGCAGTCCGTGCTGTCGGAGGTCGACAGCGACGATTCGCGCACTGACGATATCGATCAGGGTCTCCAGAGGTTCGCCGACGTTGGTGGCGCCGCCCGCCGCATAGCCCGCACGATCTTCTTGGGCAGCGCGCCCAGCGGCGCCGTCAAAGGCATCGATGAACGGCGGATTCGCCTGGGCGTCGTGCAGCCAGGGCAGGGCGTGTCGGTCTACAACGAGGCCCTCGGCCGCATGAGCGGCGGCCTCTATTACCTGTATGCAAGCGAAGGACGCCACTACTTCCACGCCGAGGAGAACCTCAACAAGGTTGCCGCGGACCGCCGGGACGGACTCCATGCCTCTGAGGTCGACGCGCGCATCGTTCACGAGTTGCAGGAAGCCGTCGGACGCCGCTCGGACGTCCTAGTCTGCCCGCGGGACACGGCCGACGTGCCCGAAGCCCAGCACGTCCGCTTGGTCATCCTGCCGCCTGACGCCTCGCGCCCGACTCGCGCCACCGAGCACGACGATGCCAATGACCTGGCCCTAGAGATCCTCCAGCAGCGCGGCGACGCCGCTCGAGTGCGCCGCAACACCTTTCTCTTTCTCGCGGCGCGACGTGACGAAATCCGGGACCTTAGGAACAAGGTAAGCGACTACCTGGCCTGGCACTCCATCGTGAGTGGAGCAGCCAGCATTGAGAACCTTTCAGGCGATCGTCGGACGCAGGCCCACGGCAGCTTGCGCGACGCCGAACGCGCCGTTCGCGGCGCGCTGGTCCAGGCTTACCGCCAGGCACTGGCCCCGGTTCAGGACGATCCGCAACGCGCGGAATACCGGCTGTCCGTGGCCGAAGTCAACGCCGTGGATGCCGACGGCGCAATCGTGGACGCCGCCTTCCGTCGCTTTCGCGACGACGAAACGCTGGTCGAAACCATCTCGCCCACGGCGCTCGCCAGCCTGCTGCGGCAATACGTCTGGCGCAACGGCGCCAACCCGCGGGACCACATCAGCGTCGATGCCCTCTGGGACATGCTTACCAGCAACGTCTACATGCACCGCCTGCGCAATCGCACCGTGCTGGATCGCGCAATCGCCCAAGGTGTGTCGGAGGGCGCGTTTGGCCACGCCAGCGGGTACCAGGCAGACGGTTATCAAAACTTCCGCTTCGGCGAGCCGCAGAACGAACCCCTGTTCGGTGCCGTCGCCGAACGCGACCCGGGTCTGCTGGTCAGCCCCGAGATGGCGAGACTGGTGAAAGACGAGCCGCCGCCGCCCGACGTTGAGCCAGCCCCGCCGGATGGAGGGAACACGGACGGCACCGGGACCGGAACCGGCACGGGTACAGGTACGGGAGTTGTAACACCGCCGGTAGTCGATCCCCCACCGCGCGGCCCCAGACGAATAGTTGCCGTCAAATCGATTCAGGACGCGATTTCACTGGATGACATCGACCGCCTGCGCGACGACATCATCGAGAACCTACGCCACGACGGCGGACGGGTGACCATCGAGATCAAGGTCATCGCTGAAAACCCCGACGGCTTCTCCGAGGGTACTGCCCGCGCAGTCCGGGAGAACAGCTCCCAGCTCGGGCTCCAGTACCAGCCGGATGACCAGGGTGGTGACCTATTCGTACCATCCTCCCCCGTTCGGGAGACCTGAGGCTTGACCGCTAACCCCGCACCACGCCGCAAGCTGATCGAGGTCGATCTACCGCTAGCCGCCATAAACAAAGAGTCGGCGCGAGAAAAGTCGCTGCGAAATGGGCATCCGTCCACGCTGCACCAGTATTGGGCGCGCCGGCCTCTCGCTGCCTGCCGAGCGGTGATCTTTGCCAGCTTGGTCGACGACCCGGAAGACTGCACCGAGGAATTCCCGACCAAAGAGGCGCAGCAGGCCGAGCGGCAGCGGCTGCACGCATTGATCGAGCGGCTGGTGATCTGGGAAAACGTGCAGCCGGACAGCCAGGACGGCGTGCTCGACGAGGCGCGCCGCGAGATCGCGCGCTCGCTGGCGCGGGATCGGGGCGAGCCCGCACCAACGGAACCCGACGCGGTGCTGTCTTACCTAAGCGAACACGCGCCGCCGCTGCATGATCCATTCGCCGGCAGCGGCTCGATCCCCCTGGAAGCCCAGCGACTTGGGCTACGTGCGATCGCTTCCGACCTCAATCCCCTGGCCGTGCTCATAAACAAGGCCCTTGTCGAGACTCCACCAAAATTCAGAGATCAGACACCGATCAATCCAGACGCAGACGCACTAGGAATGACGGTCGGCAAGGGGCGAAATCCGCGTCGGGTTGCCTGGCGCGGGGCGGCGGGGTTGGCCGACGATATCCGGTACTACGGGCGCTGGATGCGGGACGAAACCTACACGCGCATGGGTCACCAATATCCAAAGGCGAGCTTGCCGAACGGATCTGAAGCTACCGTGATCGCCTGGCTCTGGGCTCGCACCATCCCCTGCCCCAACCCTGCCTGTGGCGTGCGAATGCCGCTGCTTCGCACGTTTCAATTGTCGACAAAGAAGGGCGATCGTCACTGGATTCGACCGCTGATGGACCGCGCGGCAAAGTCCATCAGATTCGTCGTCCAGGATCACGATGAGGGCGTTCCGAAGGCTGGTACCGTCGACAACGCGAGCGTCGTATGCGTGGCTTGCCGGAGCGCTGTCCCGCTTACCTACGTGCGCCAACGTGCGCGATCCGGCGATTTGGGCGAGCAGATGACGGCCATCGTGGCCGAGGGCCACCGCAAGCGCATTTACCTATCGCCAGTCGACGAGCACATTGATCCAGCGATGAACGCCCGATCTAGCTGGCGCCCCACGCAACCGATGCCTGACACTCCGACTTTGGTTAGCGGGCGCGGCTACGGATTCACCCATTGGCATCAGCTATTCACTGAGCGTCAGCTAACCACAATCACAGCCTTTAGCCAGATCCTGTCACGATGGCGCATTGAAGTCGATCAACTTGGTGTAGAACGTGCCTATTCCGACGCCGTGACAACAGGTCTCGCGCTAGCACTTAGCCGATGCATTAACCTGTGGTCAAGCTTTACAAGCTGGATGAACGATCGCGGTGCATTGCGTGAGACATTTCCGCGGCAAGCGATCCCTATGGTCTGGGATTACGCGGAGGCTAATCCATTCAGCACATCCGGCGGTAATTTCATGTCGTCAGTCGATCGAGTCGCGGCAGTAGTCCAGAGATGCCCAGCGCTACATGAGGCCCTAGTCATGCAAGACGATGCCGCATCAAGTTCGAAAACTGAGTATAGTATCAATCTAACTGACCCGCCCTATTATGACAATATTGACTATGCCGACCTGTCCGATTTCTTTTACGTATGGTTGCGCCCAATTCTACGAGATATCCACCCGGAGCTTTTCGCCGGAATCCTGACTCCCAAGACAGAGGAGATGGTGGCAATTCCAGCGCGATTCAAGGATCCACACCAACGATTCGAGAATCTATTGGGCCAGGCATTGCGCGTAATTCGCAAACGTGGCGGCGACCAATTCCCCACATGCATATTCTACGCCTACAAGCAGCAGGAGGAGGAACGCCAAGGCCGCGCTTCCACTGGTTGGGAAACCATGCTAAACGCCATGATCCAGGCCGACTTTCAGGTTGTTGGCACTTGGCCAGTCCGCACCGAGAGCCCGGGAAGAATCCTTGCACGACGCACGAATGCGCTCTCTTCCTCCATTGTGATTGCCGCCCGTCCTCGTTCGGCGGACGCGCCTACCGCCTCTCGCCGCCAGTTTCTGGACGAACTCGAGCGTGACTTGCCCGCTGCTCTCGACCAGCTAACCCGCGAGGGACATATCGCACCGACGGATCTGGCGCAGGCGGCCATCGGCCCGGGCATGCAGGTCTATTCGCGTTATCGGCGTGTGGAGACAATCAGCGGCGAGCCGGTAACGATTCGAGAAGCGCTGGCGGCTATCAACCAGGTCATCGACAACTACGAGGAACGGCAAGAGGGTGAGTTGGACGCCGAGACGCGCTTCTGCCTGCGCTGGCTGCGGCAGCACGGCCACAAATCAGGCAGCTACGGAGATGCGGAGGTCCTGTCGCAAGCTAGCAACGTAGTAGTAGGAGACCTAGCCGCCGACGACCTGCTGACGGCGTCACGCGGAGTTGTGCGTCTGTTATCGCTAGATGACTACCAGGAGGATCGGCCCTGGACGCGCGGCGACATTTCGGCCTGGGAAGGCTGCCACCGCATGGCCTGGCACATGAACCGTGAAGCCGGCGAGCTTTTTGTGGGGGCAGCCCGAGTGGTCCAGGCGATGGGTATTGCCGCAGAGGCCGCCGAAAGGCTGGCGCGCCTGCTCTACAGCCACTACGACCGAGCCGGCGACTCCGCCAACGCACACGTCTTCAACACTCTCGTCACAGGCTGGCCGCAGATCCTCGACGAAGCGCGGCAGCTGGCCGCGGAGCCGTCTCAAGTCGCGCTCGACCTGTAGAGAGACTGGCGATGCGTGAGGCGGACGCGGGACAGCCCGGCGATGCGCGCGGCGAATTGACGCCGTTTGCCGCGAAGTATCGATTGGAGCGGGAACTACGTCCGTTCACCCGCGATGAGGTGCGGCGGCTGCCGCGCGACCGCTCTGGGCTGTATGCCCTCTGGCTGGCGGCCGAGACCGAGGGCGGACACGAGCGCCTATATCTGGGCATGTCTACTACGTGCGTAAGGCGGCGGCTCTTGGACCATCTCAGCAACGAAACGAATCCTGAGTTGCGGCGCGAGTTGCGGTTGTTTGGCGACCGCGTGGAGTTCTCGGCGGTATTCACCACCGGCGATCGCGAGACACGTGAATTGGAGTCGGCGCTGCTTCGTGACTGGCGGCCGGACACGAACCGGTGGATCCCGGCGCAATAGGCAACGTCTGCTGCAATGACCTGCCGCTCTTGGTGTCGTATCCTTGAGATGTCCTGATTGATCGCGGGGAGCTGGGGTAACGCCCGGCTGAGAGGGCGACCTAAAGCGTCGCCGACCCGTGGAACCTGATCTGGGTAATGCCAGCGCAGGGACGTTCACCGCGTTTGCTGCCGCAGGTTCCACGGAATCTGCGGTCTTTTTGTTGATGGCGGTGAACGAATGCCCCGGGCGACCCTGGCCCTCCAGGTGCTGCCGCTAAACGCGCCCGACGCGCTGGCGGCCGTCGACGCGGCGATCGCGGTGATCCAGGACAGCGGCGTCTCGCACGAGGTCGGTCCCATGGAGACCACCATCGAGGGCGACTCGCTGCGCGAGCTGCTCGACGTCGCCGCGCGGGCGCACGACGCCGCCGTGACGCTGGCCGACGGCCCCGTGCAGACGAACATCCGCATGATCGAAAGCCCGGCGGGCATCGCATCCATGCATGAG
It encodes the following:
- a CDS encoding DUF1156 domain-containing protein, which gives rise to MTANPAPRRKLIEVDLPLAAINKESAREKSLRNGHPSTLHQYWARRPLAACRAVIFASLVDDPEDCTEEFPTKEAQQAERQRLHALIERLVIWENVQPDSQDGVLDEARREIARSLARDRGEPAPTEPDAVLSYLSEHAPPLHDPFAGSGSIPLEAQRLGLRAIASDLNPLAVLINKALVETPPKFRDQTPINPDADALGMTVGKGRNPRRVAWRGAAGLADDIRYYGRWMRDETYTRMGHQYPKASLPNGSEATVIAWLWARTIPCPNPACGVRMPLLRTFQLSTKKGDRHWIRPLMDRAAKSIRFVVQDHDEGVPKAGTVDNASVVCVACRSAVPLTYVRQRARSGDLGEQMTAIVAEGHRKRIYLSPVDEHIDPAMNARSSWRPTQPMPDTPTLVSGRGYGFTHWHQLFTERQLTTITAFSQILSRWRIEVDQLGVERAYSDAVTTGLALALSRCINLWSSFTSWMNDRGALRETFPRQAIPMVWDYAEANPFSTSGGNFMSSVDRVAAVVQRCPALHEALVMQDDAASSSKTEYSINLTDPPYYDNIDYADLSDFFYVWLRPILRDIHPELFAGILTPKTEEMVAIPARFKDPHQRFENLLGQALRVIRKRGGDQFPTCIFYAYKQQEEERQGRASTGWETMLNAMIQADFQVVGTWPVRTESPGRILARRTNALSSSIVIAARPRSADAPTASRRQFLDELERDLPAALDQLTREGHIAPTDLAQAAIGPGMQVYSRYRRVETISGEPVTIREALAAINQVIDNYEERQEGELDAETRFCLRWLRQHGHKSGSYGDAEVLSQASNVVVGDLAADDLLTASRGVVRLLSLDDYQEDRPWTRGDISAWEGCHRMAWHMNREAGELFVGAARVVQAMGIAAEAAERLARLLYSHYDRAGDSANAHVFNTLVTGWPQILDEARQLAAEPSQVALDL
- a CDS encoding thiamine-binding protein — protein: MPRATLALQVLPLNAPDALAAVDAAIAVIQDSGVSHEVGPMETTIEGDSLRELLDVAARAHDAAVTLADGPVQTNIRMIESPAGIASMHEKTAPFRDGAGE
- a CDS encoding DUF499 domain-containing protein, producing MNHAGALLNPSSQAGPQRTSAELGEIMREAGLESDAEFQASVAVLDGTHLSPTDTTATEEKGDPLNTLWGQMAYQLGGQDAYEIVGPASRKGVAPGGAQLDELFKYVGPCVVLIDELVAYVRNAGAAQDNIYTFVQALTQAARRNDGVVLVITLPDSHAEAGGVGGAEALERLERLLGRIEAVWKPLEVNEAFEVVRRRLFDEVADYAERDRTCEAFAAMYSRSHSDFPREAAEQRYLDRLKACYPIHPEIFDRLYEDWSSIQRFQRTRGVLRMLAVCVSRIYLDDDRQPLIQPASLPLSDPALADEFVKLLSEQWQSVLSEVDSDDSRTDDIDQGLQRFADVGGAARRIARTIFLGSAPSGAVKGIDERRIRLGVVQPGQGVSVYNEALGRMSGGLYYLYASEGRHYFHAEENLNKVAADRRDGLHASEVDARIVHELQEAVGRRSDVLVCPRDTADVPEAQHVRLVILPPDASRPTRATEHDDANDLALEILQQRGDAARVRRNTFLFLAARRDEIRDLRNKVSDYLAWHSIVSGAASIENLSGDRRTQAHGSLRDAERAVRGALVQAYRQALAPVQDDPQRAEYRLSVAEVNAVDADGAIVDAAFRRFRDDETLVETISPTALASLLRQYVWRNGANPRDHISVDALWDMLTSNVYMHRLRNRTVLDRAIAQGVSEGAFGHASGYQADGYQNFRFGEPQNEPLFGAVAERDPGLLVSPEMARLVKDEPPPPDVEPAPPDGGNTDGTGTGTGTGTGTGVVTPPVVDPPPRGPRRIVAVKSIQDAISLDDIDRLRDDIIENLRHDGGRVTIEIKVIAENPDGFSEGTARAVRENSSQLGLQYQPDDQGGDLFVPSSPVRET